GGCTTACGGGACTTTGAGAGTGTGGCGGTCACACACCTGTCTGACAGGACCACAAGTGATAAAAGAGTTTTACGCTATGGGACCAGTATGAGCATGTGTGCATGAGTGACTTGGATTAACGGTCGAGTCCCCAGAGCTGAAAGTGCTCCTGCTCTGTGTATATGGGCGCACTGCATGAAAGCAAGTTGTTTTGGCATCCGTcagattattttgtttaaacttCTCGCAGAACTGAAATTACAGCAGGTTAACGAGAAGCCGTGGCAGCGAACCAGCGTCCACAAAGGCAGGATATACTCAAAGTGGAGTGACTCCATTATTAATTTGCTTGTGCTTTTCCTGCTTTGACAAGTGAATGCCTGCTTGCTGAGGAAGGTCTTGCCCAAAACCACACTGGTCCTGAGATGAGATCTTATCAGGCAGACTAAGAGAAAACACCTGTGAGAGTCTACTGAGGGTCTTAAGTGCatataaaaaaacatgaacCATGATCACATGAGGgaaaaatcatatttaaaaaaaactggtaCCGACTCTACCTGAAATCCAACATCCCCACAGACATTCCCATGCTTTGACTTTCAGAAAAGGACTCTGTCACCGTGACTTTACCCacttgttcttgtttttaatgtgttttcatttttattgtttaagcATTTTAAGCCTTAATGCACTTAAATCTTATGAGATACTCAAAATAAATCCACTATGGCACTGCgttgaaaggaaaaagtggCAATAGAGTCCAAAACCATTTTTGTCTGCAGGCTGTAAATATGTGCTGTAAAGTTAAGCATTATGTCACTGCAACCTCCAGGGACTGACCCACTTTTTGAGTCAGCCTGAAGTGGTCATTTGAGGACCTGTGTTGGCTACCTTTTCACCCCAGATGTTGCTTATTGTGTCCCCAGTGGGTGATTCATGTGTATTAGCAAGTAGCAACAATGTAGCCTTGAACCTCGAGTCTTACAAGAGCACATCTGTTCTTTCTAACTCAACATGCACAGACTTCTATATTTTTTAACTCTGGGTTTTCAGAGCTAACAGAGGCTGACAAAATTGCATTACCAAACAGCTTGTATGGATTAAAGTAGCCTTATCGCTAAGACCTTTAAACAGACATCTTTGAGTAAAATCAGTAGTGCTCTTTGGTCTCACTGTTCATCAGTTTTGTGACAGCTTTACTGTGTGTAGTTGttacatttaaagaaagaaagctctGATAAACCAGTCTCCAAGGAGGAGTCAACAGAGACCACAAAGCTAACCTTAAATAATGATAgcctttcagcttttttctggGAAGAGATTTGGTAACTTAATCTACTGCCAAAGCGACTGAAAATCTTTAACCTACGCCACTTTAGCCTTTTCCTCTTGAAGATATCCACATAAATAAAGTCAGAACTCATGAAAACTGCAGTACATGCAGTacttgtgtgttgtttttttcccttcagctTGTGATCTCAGAAAAAATGGTTTCGAGCAACGATAAGCAGCTCATTATTTCTGAGCTCCCCGAGATgcattttaaacaaaactaCCAGACGTCACAGACCCCTCAGGTACCCAGTTGTGCCTCTGTGCACTCTCCCTCGTCTCCCCCCGCGTAAACTGCCAGCCCTGCCTGCTTGCCTTCTGATGCTTTCATGCTCTACAAACCTCATTTCCACCGAGCATTGCTGACTTGATGTCATGAAACTAAAATATGGACCTCAAAACATCAAGACAGTAGTCCCCGCCAATCAGCCCAAAAATCAGCCCTTTTGGAATAAATGTTCAGTCTGAGTTTGTTTGAAATATGCAAGAAACACGAGTTTGTCACTGAGCTGCGAGTGGGGAAAGATCTCTTCTGACTCAAACAGAGACGGCTGATGTGAAAGTCTGTACACAGCTAGTGAAACTGATTTCCCATGTCCCATTATGACAGGATAAAATCTGACTGACAGTATAAACACATAGAAATGGCACGAAACCATGGGGTTGAGATCGGGCTACGCTCGCTTGCATCATTTTCGCATCATTATTGTGTGTTGCCAAATTCATATAGAAATCCCAAGAAAGACTCCTAAATTTAAAAAGGAAGCTCTGTTCTATCTGAGGAAACATGACACAGTAAGAGAGAGGAAATGGGTGTGAAAAACAGGACACGAAAGAGATGAAGGAAGTGGGATATGAGGAGGAAAATGGGCTATTTTTGACAGGGTATCTGATCAGGCTGTTGTCATGTTTATAAAAGACTGATTTGATGTAAATGTGAAGGACatgaaggcagaaaaaaaggacAGTTGAATATATGCTATACTAAATTTAAGAGGTGAAGAGAACCCCCTGCTGGCCAGAGGCAGAATTTCGTGttctagatttttaaaaaaggttcgAGTCAAAGCTTCTAAAAACAACCATCACAGAGatcagcaaatgaatgaatttttTTCCAATATTGCTCAAAAGTTAACATTTTTCAGTCACGTGTTCATACCTTACAAGAACTTCAGTGCAATagtctttattattatataccgaaaacagcagaataaaacagaataaaacatggaATAAGGCATAAATcacaaaagaacagaaataaTACCATAAtaagtcaatttttttttaaatcacaacattttaaaagtcaaaaaactcACACATTTCAGTCTCAGTCACAATCACAAAATCCAAGTCATCGGTTTTACCGGCTTTATCTCACCAGGCGTACATACGTGTCAAATAAATGTGCTCCACATTTTGCATTCCTGAAGTTTAAGAGAAACTCGGAAGATTATGTAGTATCTACATCATACTGCCAAATTACCTTTCTATAATCCGCTGGCCTCTGAACAGGTTAAGTGAGATAATCCCTGTCTAATCCTGCTATCACTGCCTTTAATCTCTTAATCCGGTTTTTGTTAAACTACAGATTAGATCAAGTTTGCTGACAGGTGTGGAGGCACATGTTCGTGGTGAAAGAAGCACTTTAGGGAAGTAAGTGTAGTCATacaactgcaaaaacaaaacactgccgTGTGCTGCCTAAACCAGTGTGGTCGTCACCAAAATTCTGCCTTACTGCATTCTCTGTGCTGCGGTTAGATGGTAAAGAGACAACTCAGGTCTGGGTGCCCACCTCATCTCCCAGAAATAATTCAGAATTTCATAAATTAGCATAGTGACTTTTAATACAAGCaactttaaaagtttttttcacAAGTAGTAGTGGTTGGAGTTCAATCACTGGTCCGGGATATGAACACTACCTCTGGCTCTGTGCAGGCAGAGAAATGGAAGCTCTCTTTGTTAAGTGTCGCCTATGACCTACACGTCCTCTTTACTCTTACATAAATAGACTGACCTTTAAGTAATGGGGAACCAaagattacaaaaaaataaataaacaagaacactgattttctttttatgtctCAACCAGCAATCAGGCCATTGGTAGTAATGTGGCTGTGAACACACGTTTTCTGGAGTGTATAATAGCTGACAATACAGAGGGACTTCAAGAGGCGCCAGTTTAGTTACAGGATATCCTTTGCAAAATTTACCTTCCTTCTACACCTACCACCCTCCTcatgttgtttattttcttttactttctccTCCACCATGTTTCTAATTGGTCTTGGTCTTCAGCTCTGCCAGCTTGCTGGTAACAAAGTTCCATTTGAAAGAAGCATCCTCGTTGCCTCCTCCCAGCGAGACGTACTTGGAGAAGCTATTGTTGCTCCTTCCTCCCCCTTCACTCTGCTCTCCCTCAGTGACCTGCCCATCCTGCTGACTTTCCGCCCCTCCAGCCTCTATCACCCCTTCCTCACCTTCCCCTGTTGCTGCCTCGTTCTcagcagcagcggcggcggccGCAGCAGCTTCGGCCTGTTTCTTGGCTGCCCAGTTGGACGCAAAGCTATCCCAGAATCCCGTGCGCCTGGTGGGTCGCGGAGGCTCCTCGGGCTTTGCTGCAAGCGGACTGAGAATTTAGACAAAGCAGTAGGTGCTTTAAATTATGAAACAACTGACGaagattttagattttaaataacttaagttttaaaattacatgtaaacacaaagacttTATAAGAAAGGCTTCAATAGTGATTAATCCAACAATCATTACTTTATGAAATAGACAAAAAAGACAGATTTTGGCCAGTAAGTATCctagattttcagaaaataagaATTTATGTCTTCCAGTAATTATCttcatttctatttgtttttctattaaaCCTCCTTTTCCCCTCTCAGTTCAGTCTGTACACCAATTTTGGCCAAAACATTTCTTTGGGTCAGTGCAACGAAAGTAAAACTTCAACCTTATGAGTTACAAAATCGGATAAAGGTGTGATCTCAGTTGGAAAGTGTAAAGCTCTGTTTCACCAGCAACATCAATGTTCATGAATGCATGTGAGAAGATAGACGATTAAAAACTCACTGGTCAGCGACAGGGGGGCACTCAGTCTCCTCTAGGAGCTGGTGTTCATCATCTTTGTTGAAGATCGCTGATAGCCGATTCCAGCTTTTAGCTCCTGCCCCCTGCATCTTGACAAGGTCAGAGGTTAAAGTAGGGATTTAGTGCTGTCAAATATCACTTGACTAACGCTCCTCTGTCATATCTTTAGACATATGCTTAGCATGAACCTTTGCATGGATATTCTCACTATACTCACTGCATCTGTGACCATTTTATAAAGTATTTGTGAAGCCTGCGTGATTAGTAAACGGACAGAAAATACCCTACAAGATTTACAAGCACTGCCAGGGTTCACATACTTTCCTGGCCAGCTGGGAGACAGCATTgggcccctcctcctcctgcactgGACTCATATCGTTCTCCACCTCTGTGACCTGCAATACCAGTAAACAGAACAATATTTCATTAACCTGTCCACACACAGTCTGGTCACAACAAACTGTCTAAGTTTAATGCACAACACAGAATCTGTGCACAGCAGTCGCCATCTGGTGCGTATTGTGGGTACTGCAAGCTGAGGCAGACCTAGCTTAAACACACATGACACTATTATATGAACTACTGGAGACTAAAAATAAATTGCCAccacagaaaaatgtttaatatttctttattaaaactaactttaacattttgcacattgtgttttaattgcttgttttttctcttgacCAACTTACTAATTACTTAACAGTAGTATTTCCACATCAGTGGATGTTTTGACATAAGGAAGACTGATAGTCAAACACTTTAGCAGTCTCTAATTTCACTAGAACGTGTGAAGCAATGGCAACTCAAATAGCAGTGATGACATCTCTGCATATCTATCTAGATGGAAACTATCTCTCCGGATTCCCTGTCGTCCTTGCAAATGCCCGGGCAGCTCAAGAGGCCACAATGTGAAGCAGTCAGCTGGCAGATCTGAATATGCCAGTGAGGAACCTGGCTATCTGTCTCGTCCGCCTGTCAGCCCGTCATTCACTGGAATGCCAACTAATCCGTTTGTTCAGCTCCTGTGCAGGATCGAATTTCTCAGCTCTCTGGAGATCTGGGTCAACGCAACACTGTTTCACGAGAACCAAGTCCTGCATCGAGTGCAGGTGTTGCCGTGAACATGAGCAGTGGGAAAAATCCAATCCAACAAAAACCACTAAAAAGAAAGTCGATGTCTGACCCTTGGAAAAGGTCACCGCGTAACTCCAAGACGTTCTGAGAGCTTTAAAAAGGTAGAAAAGAAAACGAAGAAAGTTCTGCTTCACATGAGTGTAATCGTCTATTAGTCCTTTCTCTGcgataaaatgtttttatgtttacttAAGTCACCACAGGCATCTGAAATATGACTACAGACCAAGATTCAATAATGATTTTATGTAAGAAGATACCAAGCAAAAGGGCATTCGATGACTGCTGAAAACATCCCATATTGCTTGCAGTGTTGCCTGTATTTTGGTTAAAAGCTGTTTAATTATTGCTGTGATTGCTCTTATGTATCTGGATTTCATTTTAAGTCCACATTTGTCTAACAGCAACTAATAAAAAAGTAGATTTGATGCATGTATATTTGTATGCACATGTTAGTAAACACAGTTTCATCAGAGTCGACTTGCCAGCGTGCATTAAGGCCAGCATTGCTGTTCCCAGGCCGAACATCTGTCTTAAAGTTCCCATTGCATGGAAAACAAATCAGCCCTGCAAGCTCATCTAACGCTGTGATGAATAAGAAATgatcagcaaaacaaaaccagctGACTTTCTGACTTCTGTGCCAACAATTATGTCAGCTTTCTTGTactttaacctcttaagccccaagccTAAGTCATCTCCTGCTTTTTCCCCCGCATCAGGGGGCGTTGGGGCTTAAGAGTTTAAAGTGTTTCTGACAAACAAATTAATGAGTAACATGAGCAAATGTGGAGAAACATGTATGTATATTCTGTACCTCCTCGGCAGTGTCCTCCTCATATTCGGGATTAATAGTCTTCAGCACTTTGCTTTTATAAACCTTCCACATTGGATTCATACTTGCAGAAATAGATGCTCAACACTTGAGGGCAAGACCTGTGAAGATGCCTCTGCGCTCCACCCTCCACCGAGTCTCCACGtccaccttcagctcagttGGGCCGACTTTGGCCTGTTTCCATGCGTAACGTTCTCAGCAGATTATAAATGCAGGGAACTTGTTCAGAGCTGAGGCCCAAACTTTGTCATGCTGCTTCTCCTGGTCAGATTATGTCTGTCTCATTAAGCCAGCAGGGCTGACAGCTGCTTTCATCCCCACAGAGTGTCTGAACAGGTAAAGCTAGGAAGTTGCGCTGCTTGTGCATCCGCCTACGcaggtatacacacacacacacacactaattgTCAGCGTCACGGTACTGCCTTGGTTACCTGGAAACAGGTGTGGATTTCctcattcatatttcagaggGTTTCTTTTGCAGAGCCAGAGGTCCATTGTCATCCTGTGCTGGTAGGATGGCTCCTATAACCttgccacacaaacacaccaatacAAACTAGTTTTTCAGAAAGTTGGAACTACTGtctaaaaggtaaataaaataatataaattccacaagtatttaattaaattagacCAAAGACCGCTTAATAAATGttcaaaagtgaaaaagaaatctaAAATGTCTTTATGATCTTTGCAGtttacatgtgcaaacataatTGCAAATGTTTCCCTGAACACAGGGTGTGCAGGTTGTCAGTGCTATTCAAATGTAAAAGGTTGTACATTTCCACCTTGATCTATTCTGTGTACATGAGCACAGAGCTTTGAGAAATTCATGTTCTGATAACATCCTCCCCCTCCTTCCACGTCCCGTCTTATTCAAGTAGCGAGCTGGAGGGGTGTTGTGTAAAAACGTGCAACAGTCGCTTGTAATCTGAACTGCATTTGAATTAACGCTACACACAGGTGCTCATGTCTTCTTTATTTATGGCAATTCATCTTTATACCATCCGTATTAACAAGTAACTCCTCTTTCACTGTCACCTGGCcacttcctctctgtcctcctctctgccGCTGCTATTGGCTGCCGTGACAGATGAGACGAACACCAATCAAATTCAGGCGCCATGcaaggtttttttgtgttttttgtgactgGTCGCCTGGCAACCCAAGCGGGCTAGTTTCATGTAGATAAAGAGAGAAGTATAAAGCTCTGATGACAGATTGGATTTCCACCAGCCACAACACAAACAGCCGACTACAGACTACAGCCGTGTTTTGCTCACCTGGCTCAAACTGACAGAATTGTAACTGTGGTGATAAACTCAAACATCAGCAGCATAACTGATCGCTATAAACGATCGCTGCAGGGAAGGATTGATAATGATCTTGATTATCAGCAGAGAAATTTGACCTATGCTGTTCTGTTGCCCTCCTGATCCTGGTTTTGATTACCATACAGACTTCCACAGTAATGAAGCTGTAAGGTCGGGTAGATCCATACGATCGGCGTGAATTATGAATGCAAGTCTATGGACGACACATCTACACATAAAGACGGGTGGAATTTGGTCATTTGAACAGCAGCCAGTTTGGGCAGCTTGAGGAGCTCAGGTTTCAGATGGGAAAGGTCACACCCAGGGATTTATCAGTTACCGCAGCACACACAGGCAGTAGATTATTATGTATGACTGACATGTTATGACCTACATATCTTTTGAAGCATTACAAAGGAAGCTGGAGAGTATTGTAACCAGTATGTGTCGGGATATTAAAATAGATCAAATTAATCTGGGTGTCGCTGATAAACTCTATCCGGATTTAAAGTGCATATCACTCCTCAAACTACAGTTTTGAGACGTTTACATCAGACatatttttctgaaataaaCTTGTCAGAGGAGAAATACGAGCACAAATCCATCTACCTGAGTACTTCAATAAAAGCTTGAAATATTAGAACGTTTTTGTGATATTTGACATTTCTAACCCCTtacatttcaattcagtttgtttgtaaaagaaaatagaCACGTATAGCTGCAGATCCTTGCACTGATAATACCCCTAAGCTTTTAGACCACAGGTGCTTGGCTCAGTTATCATTTCTATCTCACAAGATAAATtttcataaataaattaaaactgatCAGAACTGAGTTCAGCTTACTGGTGTCCGGCcttccacaacagtcccagttttcCATGTGGTCCACAGGAAAATTAATTGCCTAACCTTGTTTTagactatttaaaaacaaagcactAACTGGGGCTTTCCAGCCCTGTGAAGGACTGGCAACTTGCACAGTGTATACTCTGCATCTGGCCCTGAGTCAGCTCCAGCCCTCATCATGAACTGGATAAGTGGTTTATAAAATAGATACATGGAGGCTTTTCCATTGAATATCAAGAATTctaaagttagagaggcaaagtCGAGATGAGTAGAgcagggatagtggatataatgaaaaaaggatgttgaatatggaaCTGTGAGgtaagaggaaaagagaaagctCACAGAGGAGGTTTATGGGGAAAGGACACGGAGAGGGTAGGGTGAGTTGGAGGCAGGTGATCTGCAGTGGGAGCAGccgaaagaagaaaaatagaactacaaattcattttaattatatattttaatacgTTTATTACCTCCTTTATCACATTAAACACAGACAGCCTCAGATCACCACTAGGTGGCTCAAGAATCCTCAACAATGGTGGACATCCGTTTCAGAGAATCTTGAAGTCGCactcatttccttttttcaaaTGCCTAATGATTAAGGCCGTGATTTTATcccacacaggcacaaaaaTACGGAATAAATAAGAATACAATGCAATATAAAGAGAATACCTACTAGTAGGGAGTGTGATTGCATCAAATAGTTTTTTGTTATTGAAAGCGGGAACAAAAGGATTTGGTTTGCTTTACTAATCACCCTATTTGCATTGCAAATAAACTCAGTACAGGTAAAGGCTGAAGTCAGGGTTCTGGTGGTTGATTTCATTTTCTTGACGCTGTTCGTTTAAGTTAATTCCAATTTCTGTTAGGCCCATTGTATTTGTATCGACTTCTGACAGAGAACCAACTTtttgtattgtgtatatatatacacacaatccAGAAAAGCTTTCTACCTAAATTTAGGCCACAggtatttagtattttttttagtattttatttatttattgtcattgtcaagaacaatgaaattgcgtttggggcttccatacaacccaaaaaaaagaagaaaataataaataccccttaaaacccaagtgtacatatttaacccagtgtgactccaatgcaataagacaatccttagcaataatgttcgtagaaattcagacaaagacctgagaaacatgacaaaatacaacaatgcaacccattcaatattattgtactgtgagatatgatatcagatatgatagttatctatttaagaaagagggggggggggggggcaggagggggaagagaataaagatatgatgcaccaatgcagaccagttcattgctattaagaagttggatatggttattgtccgtgagaggggggcagagagttcaggagcctcacagcctgtctcatcattgttggatataagtccgagcactgtagtgtcatctgcaaacttaacaatgagattggacgcgcaggaggaaatacagtcatgggtgaagaggtCTTTGTCTCAGAGCAGTGACAAAGAATTTGAATTTCAGAGAGAAGCATATTTGCATTTCAGCGTGTCCTCCTTAACAGAGGGTGGCTACCCAAAGACAGGAACTGGTCTTTTCCACCATCAAAGCATAAAACCGATAAAAATGGACTAAAGCCGGTTTTGATACTTTGAGTGCTCACAGTAGTTTACCTATGTGACTCTCATGAATAGCTAGcaagacaaaaacatgaaaataaatctACTATTCTTGATTTCATGATACCAAAG
The DNA window shown above is from Astatotilapia calliptera chromosome 11, fAstCal1.2, whole genome shotgun sequence and carries:
- the LOC113032453 gene encoding uncharacterized protein C1orf232 isoform X2; the protein is MNEEIHTCFQVTEVENDMSPVQEEEGPNAVSQLARKMQGAGAKSWNRLSAIFNKDDEHQLLEETECPPVADHPLAAKPEEPPRPTRRTGFWDSFASNWAAKKQAEAAAAAAAAAENEAATGEGEEGVIEAGGAESQQDGQVTEGEQSEGGGRSNNSFSKYVSLGGGNEDASFKWNFVTSKLAELKTKTN
- the LOC113032453 gene encoding uncharacterized protein C1orf232 isoform X1, with product MNPMWKVYKSKVLKTINPEYEEDTAEEVTEVENDMSPVQEEEGPNAVSQLARKMQGAGAKSWNRLSAIFNKDDEHQLLEETECPPVADHPLAAKPEEPPRPTRRTGFWDSFASNWAAKKQAEAAAAAAAAAENEAATGEGEEGVIEAGGAESQQDGQVTEGEQSEGGGRSNNSFSKYVSLGGGNEDASFKWNFVTSKLAELKTKTN